A genomic window from Fibrobacterota bacterium includes:
- a CDS encoding adenosylcobinamide-GDP ribazoletransferase, giving the protein MSLPAALGYLTVLRTPGRRNFDLSRAVLWFPVVGLFIGGFLCLVWWGGVQFAPRTIASLLTVLAWTWITGGVHLDGLANSSEALLSWRSRHHMHEVLRSPHIGPLGMTAVFGVLAVKVVALDNLPVDRAAVALFCAPMVGRSSQLLATCLSPYAKESGVAVSAFGGDRKWMRVLAALAPMALLLQLGPQRAVVALVAWFVLFLAMSLRIRMLLGGMTGATLGAVTEIVEALVMVVATLDLPAWGKFLN; this is encoded by the coding sequence ATGAGTCTGCCTGCCGCCCTCGGCTATCTGACGGTCCTCCGCACTCCAGGGCGGCGGAATTTCGATCTCTCGAGAGCGGTGCTTTGGTTTCCCGTGGTAGGGCTGTTCATCGGAGGCTTCCTCTGCCTGGTCTGGTGGGGCGGCGTCCAGTTCGCGCCCCGCACGATCGCCTCCTTGCTCACGGTTCTCGCCTGGACCTGGATCACGGGCGGCGTCCATTTGGATGGACTGGCCAACAGCTCCGAGGCGTTGCTCTCCTGGCGTTCGCGCCACCATATGCACGAAGTCCTTCGGTCTCCGCACATCGGGCCGTTGGGCATGACGGCGGTGTTCGGCGTGCTCGCCGTCAAGGTGGTGGCGCTGGACAACCTGCCTGTCGATCGAGCCGCGGTGGCTCTGTTCTGCGCCCCGATGGTGGGGCGTTCCTCCCAGCTTCTGGCCACTTGCTTGTCTCCCTACGCCAAGGAATCCGGCGTCGCCGTCAGCGCGTTCGGAGGCGATCGCAAGTGGATGCGGGTGCTGGCCGCGCTTGCGCCGATGGCCCTGCTGCTCCAGCTGGGGCCTCAGCGCGCCGTCGTGGCCCTGGTCGCCTGGTTCGTGCTGTTCCTCGCGATGTCCCTGCGCATCCGCATGCTTCTGGGCGGAATGACCGGGGCGACGCTTGGCGCTGTGACGGAAATTGTTGAGGCGTTGGTCATGGTGGTCGCCACGCTCGATCTGCCCGCCTGGGGCAAGTTCCTGAATTGA
- a CDS encoding mannose-1-phosphate guanylyltransferase produces MKNLVVAIMAGGSGTRFWPMSREDRPKQFLNLTGSRTMLQVTRDRLEGLVPPERILVLTNARFQDLAREQLPELPAENVIGEPMARDTSGAVALAAALVDKKWPGAVLAILAADHTIEPASRFREVLLATAESAREEGGLYTFGIRPRQAATGYGYLELGEKLGERRNAPFHRLAAFREKPDAATAETFLASGKHLWNSGMFVWRTTDILAEIEKHLPQHYQAMQAPAKAWGTPAFESALKAAFEPLPKVSIDFGVMEKASDVRCAVADFGWNDVGGWVALEEVLPRDQDGNWTQADLLSIDSARNIVVSEVANHKVVCLGVDDLIVVHTPNATLVCKKSEAERIKQAVEALRSR; encoded by the coding sequence ATGAAAAACCTCGTTGTGGCGATCATGGCTGGAGGGTCGGGGACCCGTTTTTGGCCGATGAGTCGCGAAGACCGCCCCAAGCAGTTTCTGAATCTGACCGGATCCCGCACGATGTTGCAGGTGACACGCGATCGCCTGGAAGGGCTCGTGCCCCCCGAACGGATCCTGGTGCTCACCAACGCGCGGTTTCAGGATCTGGCTCGCGAGCAACTCCCCGAACTCCCGGCGGAAAACGTCATCGGCGAACCCATGGCTCGCGACACGTCCGGCGCGGTGGCCCTGGCCGCCGCACTGGTGGACAAAAAATGGCCAGGAGCCGTGTTGGCCATCCTCGCCGCGGACCACACCATCGAGCCCGCGTCCAGGTTTCGCGAGGTCCTGCTGGCCACCGCCGAATCCGCTCGGGAAGAAGGCGGCTTGTACACGTTCGGTATCCGTCCTCGCCAGGCCGCGACGGGTTACGGGTATCTCGAGCTTGGCGAAAAGCTGGGGGAGCGTCGCAATGCTCCGTTCCACCGACTGGCCGCCTTCCGGGAGAAGCCGGATGCCGCCACGGCGGAAACATTCCTCGCATCCGGCAAACACTTGTGGAATTCGGGCATGTTCGTGTGGCGAACCACCGACATTCTCGCGGAAATCGAAAAGCACCTTCCGCAGCACTACCAGGCGATGCAGGCTCCGGCCAAGGCATGGGGCACGCCCGCGTTCGAGTCGGCCTTGAAGGCCGCGTTCGAGCCTCTGCCCAAGGTGAGCATCGATTTCGGCGTGATGGAAAAAGCGTCCGACGTGCGTTGCGCGGTGGCGGATTTCGGATGGAACGATGTGGGCGGATGGGTCGCTTTGGAAGAGGTGCTTCCTCGCGACCAGGACGGTAACTGGACCCAGGCGGATCTCCTGTCCATCGACAGCGCCCGCAACATCGTGGTCAGCGAAGTGGCGAACCACAAGGTGGTCTGCCTTGGGGTGGACGACCTGATCGTGGTCCACACGCCCAATGCGACCCTGGTCTGCAAGAAATCTGAAGCCGAGCGGATCAAGCAGGCGGTCGAGGCCTTGCGCAGCCGATGA
- a CDS encoding sensor histidine kinase: MLIHSGTYFLVPKVGQILALVASSVYLGMIVECLLRSREYDHSEYRARYIALIFVGMVVISVAVFVLPADYVLYLPILMGILFFNVNTILKSEVLRWAIVAFMATPFLQLVVLQRFQALEYFYILLLFVGISVLSNKLFHVNATTLEASERQATILRQVFRMANTLTQHDVRNELQKMQVLATARFRQDPILFLDTLSGFTESIEYLVDTRPFESRDWVIVTEILDRIVHLTDDPSIEFSRDLTEAKPLWVNRNILYSVLKNLLDNSIEAARKLGSPRKVRLVCKDACLRLEDECGGFPLDQVGRGISEKRGQGHGIFLQILLDPTSEAIFGFKAEIANSGTGTRVTLRFPQMQ; encoded by the coding sequence ATGCTGATCCATTCCGGGACGTATTTCCTGGTGCCCAAGGTCGGGCAGATCCTCGCGTTGGTCGCCTCCTCCGTGTATCTCGGGATGATCGTCGAATGCCTGTTGCGCTCGCGTGAATACGACCATTCCGAATACAGGGCGAGGTACATCGCCCTGATCTTCGTGGGGATGGTGGTCATTTCTGTGGCCGTTTTCGTCCTGCCCGCGGATTATGTCCTGTATCTGCCGATCCTGATGGGGATCCTGTTCTTCAACGTCAACACCATCCTGAAGTCGGAGGTCCTGCGGTGGGCGATTGTCGCCTTCATGGCCACTCCGTTCCTGCAACTTGTGGTCCTGCAGCGATTCCAGGCGCTCGAATACTTCTACATCCTGCTGCTGTTCGTCGGCATCAGCGTGCTCTCCAACAAGTTGTTCCATGTGAACGCCACGACCTTGGAAGCATCCGAGCGGCAGGCGACGATTCTTCGCCAGGTGTTCCGGATGGCCAATACGCTCACGCAACACGACGTCCGCAACGAGCTCCAGAAAATGCAGGTGCTGGCCACCGCTCGATTTCGACAGGATCCGATCCTGTTCCTGGACACCCTGTCAGGGTTCACGGAAAGCATCGAGTACCTCGTGGACACCCGCCCGTTCGAATCCAGGGATTGGGTGATCGTCACGGAGATCCTGGATCGAATCGTGCATCTCACCGATGACCCCAGCATCGAATTTTCGAGGGACCTGACGGAAGCCAAGCCCTTGTGGGTGAATCGGAACATCCTCTATTCGGTCCTCAAGAACTTGCTGGACAATTCCATCGAAGCCGCTCGAAAGCTCGGAAGCCCTCGCAAGGTCCGATTGGTCTGCAAGGATGCCTGCTTGCGGCTGGAGGATGAATGTGGCGGATTTCCCCTGGATCAGGTAGGGCGCGGCATCTCGGAAAAGAGGGGCCAAGGGCATGGAATTTTCCTGCAGATCCTTCTCGACCCCACCTCGGAGGCGATCTTCGGGTTCAAGGCAGAGATCGCCAACTCGGGGACCGGGACGCGGGTCACGCTCCGCTTCCCCCAAATGCAGTGA
- a CDS encoding response regulator, protein MPREKLKILVVDDEPLIVEVFREMLGQKYEVHTAHSAVEVQGALEERTYDVLITDWSMPGLNGLSLARRMGAAGRCWVMLITGADEDAILGVANEGFSVHRKPIRWRALLDELKAVEERVFR, encoded by the coding sequence ATGCCGCGAGAGAAGCTCAAGATTCTTGTCGTCGACGACGAACCTCTGATTGTCGAGGTGTTCCGCGAGATGCTCGGCCAGAAATACGAGGTCCATACCGCCCATTCGGCGGTGGAGGTTCAGGGGGCATTGGAGGAGCGGACCTACGATGTCTTGATCACGGATTGGAGCATGCCCGGGCTCAACGGACTGTCCTTGGCCAGGCGGATGGGTGCTGCCGGGCGCTGCTGGGTCATGCTGATCACAGGAGCCGACGAGGATGCGATACTGGGAGTCGCAAACGAAGGGTTTTCGGTGCATCGAAAGCCGATTCGATGGCGAGCTCTGTTGGATGAGTTGAAAGCGGTGGAGGAAAGGGTCTTCCGATGA
- a CDS encoding fumarate hydratase, translating to MATPEFVYQDPFPLGEDTTKYRLVSSEGVSVVEFEGKKVLKVTPEAIELLSRTAMHDVSFFLRAEHNESVAKILKDPEASQNDKGVAMAMLRNAQVAAEGQLPTCQDTGTASVVAKKGQQVWTGFSDEEAISKGIYNTYTQDNLRYSQTVALDMYEEKNTGTNLPAQIDIYATEGMAYKFLFVAKGGGSANKSYLYQETKALLNPTSLKKFLVEKMKTLGTAACPPYHIAFVVGGTSAEAVMKTVKLASAKYLDHLPTTGNEHGRAFRDLKLEAELLEEAYKLGIGAQFGGKYFAHDIRVIRLPRHGASCPLGMGVSCSADRNIKAKITEKGIFVEEMDKNPGRLLPDMGGKKHKHGIEIDLDRPMADILAELTKHPVSTPLLLKGTIVVGRDIAHAKFKEILDSGKPLPEYLKKHPIYYAGPAKTPAGKPSGSFGPTTAGRMDSYVGLLQAAGGSMIMIAKGNRSQQVTDACQKHGGFYLGSIGGPAAVLAEENIKKVECIDFPELGMEAVWKIEVVDFPAFILVDDKGNDFFKQLGC from the coding sequence ATGGCCACTCCCGAATTCGTCTACCAGGATCCGTTTCCCCTCGGCGAAGACACCACGAAGTACCGGTTGGTGAGCTCCGAAGGCGTTTCTGTGGTGGAATTCGAAGGCAAGAAGGTCCTTAAGGTGACCCCTGAGGCCATCGAGCTTCTCTCGCGCACGGCCATGCACGATGTCAGCTTTTTCCTGCGCGCCGAACACAACGAATCCGTCGCCAAGATCTTGAAAGATCCAGAAGCGAGCCAAAACGACAAAGGCGTGGCGATGGCCATGCTGCGCAACGCCCAAGTGGCAGCCGAAGGCCAGCTGCCCACCTGCCAGGACACCGGAACGGCAAGCGTGGTCGCCAAGAAGGGACAGCAGGTCTGGACAGGATTTTCCGACGAAGAAGCCATCTCCAAAGGCATCTACAACACCTACACGCAGGACAACCTCCGTTACAGCCAAACGGTTGCGCTGGACATGTACGAGGAGAAGAACACCGGCACCAATCTTCCGGCGCAGATCGACATCTACGCGACCGAGGGCATGGCGTACAAATTCTTGTTCGTCGCCAAGGGCGGCGGCTCCGCCAACAAGAGCTACCTGTACCAGGAAACCAAAGCGCTTTTGAATCCCACCAGCCTCAAGAAGTTCCTGGTGGAAAAGATGAAGACCCTGGGCACCGCGGCTTGTCCCCCGTACCACATCGCCTTTGTGGTGGGTGGCACCAGTGCGGAAGCGGTCATGAAGACCGTGAAACTCGCCAGCGCCAAATATCTGGACCACCTCCCCACCACCGGCAACGAGCATGGCCGCGCGTTTCGCGATCTCAAGCTGGAAGCCGAGCTTTTGGAAGAAGCGTACAAGCTGGGCATCGGCGCTCAGTTCGGCGGCAAGTATTTCGCCCACGACATTCGCGTGATCCGCCTCCCCCGCCACGGCGCCTCGTGTCCGCTGGGCATGGGAGTCAGCTGCAGCGCCGACCGCAACATCAAAGCCAAGATCACCGAGAAGGGAATTTTTGTCGAGGAGATGGACAAGAATCCCGGTCGGCTGCTTCCGGATATGGGTGGCAAGAAGCACAAGCACGGCATCGAGATCGACCTCGATCGCCCGATGGCAGACATTCTGGCCGAACTGACCAAGCACCCGGTCAGCACGCCTCTGCTTCTGAAGGGCACCATCGTGGTGGGCCGCGACATCGCCCACGCCAAGTTCAAGGAAATCCTGGATTCCGGCAAACCCCTGCCCGAATACCTGAAGAAGCACCCGATCTACTACGCGGGACCGGCCAAAACCCCGGCAGGCAAGCCTTCCGGTTCGTTTGGCCCCACCACGGCCGGCCGCATGGACAGCTACGTGGGCCTGCTCCAGGCCGCCGGCGGCTCCATGATCATGATCGCCAAGGGGAACCGCAGCCAACAGGTGACCGATGCGTGCCAAAAGCACGGCGGCTTCTATTTGGGATCCATCGGTGGACCCGCAGCGGTGCTGGCCGAGGAAAACATCAAGAAGGTCGAATGCATCGACTTTCCCGAATTGGGCATGGAAGCGGTCTGGAAGATCGAGGTCGTTGATTTCCCCGCGTTCATTTTGGTGGACGATAAGGGCAACGACTTCTTCAAGCAATTGGGCTGTTAG